From Cytobacillus sp. IB215665, the proteins below share one genomic window:
- the ychF gene encoding redox-regulated ATPase YchF, translated as MALTAGIVGLPNVGKSTLFNAITQAGAESANYPFCTIDPNVGIVEVPDHRLEKLTELVQPKKTVPTAFEFTDIAGIVKGASKGEGLGNKFLSHIRQVDAICHVVRCFVDENITHVSGQVDPIADIETINLELILADLETVDKRIDRVGKMAKQKDKEAMYEHEVLVKLKETFENEKPARSVEFTEEQMKIVKGLHLLTIKPILYVANVSEEEVADPSNNEYVTQVREFAAGENSEVIVVCAKIESEIVELEGEEKEMFLEELGIEESGLDQLIRATYSLLGLATYFTAGVQEVRAWTFRKGMKAPQCAGVIHTDFERGFIRAETVSYDDLLAAGSMTTAKEAGNVRLEGKEYIVQDGDVIHFRFNV; from the coding sequence ATGGCTTTAACTGCAGGAATTGTGGGTCTACCGAATGTTGGTAAATCTACGCTTTTTAATGCAATTACTCAAGCGGGAGCTGAATCAGCAAACTACCCGTTTTGTACAATAGATCCTAATGTAGGCATAGTAGAAGTACCTGATCATCGCTTGGAGAAATTAACGGAGCTTGTTCAGCCGAAAAAGACTGTACCTACAGCATTTGAATTTACAGATATAGCTGGTATTGTTAAGGGAGCAAGTAAAGGTGAAGGTTTAGGTAATAAATTTTTGTCTCATATTCGACAAGTTGATGCTATTTGTCATGTTGTTCGTTGTTTTGTGGATGAAAATATTACTCATGTGTCTGGTCAAGTGGATCCAATTGCAGACATAGAAACAATTAATTTAGAACTAATTTTAGCAGATTTAGAAACTGTAGATAAACGAATTGATCGCGTTGGCAAAATGGCAAAGCAGAAAGATAAAGAAGCGATGTACGAGCACGAGGTGCTTGTGAAGCTGAAGGAAACTTTTGAAAATGAAAAGCCAGCACGTTCAGTTGAGTTTACTGAAGAGCAAATGAAAATTGTTAAAGGACTACACTTATTAACGATTAAACCTATTCTATATGTGGCGAACGTCAGTGAAGAGGAAGTCGCGGATCCTTCAAACAATGAATATGTAACGCAAGTTAGAGAATTTGCAGCAGGAGAAAATTCAGAAGTCATCGTAGTATGCGCAAAAATTGAATCTGAGATTGTTGAGCTTGAAGGGGAAGAGAAAGAAATGTTTCTTGAAGAGCTCGGAATAGAAGAATCAGGCCTAGATCAACTTATTCGTGCAACCTATAGCTTACTTGGACTAGCTACTTATTTTACAGCCGGTGTTCAGGAGGTTAGAGCATGGACTTTCCGTAAAGGAATGAAGGCTCCTCAATGTGCAGGGGTCATCCATACAGATTTTGAACGTGGCTTTATTAGAGCAGAAACAGTGTCATACGACGACCTTTTAGCGGCAGGTTCTATGACAACGGCGAAGGAAGCTGGTAATGTTCGCTTGGAAGGAAAAGAGTATATTGTTCAAGATGGAGATGTCATTCACTTTCGATTTAATGTGTAA